Proteins from one Chitinophagales bacterium genomic window:
- a CDS encoding aminotransferase class I/II-fold pyridoxal phosphate-dependent enzyme yields MINLLPKTLLQKKSPIEELKKLKTKYHGSEPIMDLTEGMPNYFPDKTLIKYFVNEIEQKETALYSERGGFKELKTLLAFNYSKCYQARINKENILITSGCNNAFAILVLTLFKEGDEVLLLSPYYFNHRMFLEMEGIMIKYIDTTKNNMVDVSVVHKLITKKTRAIILTNPVNPTGYIIPNKVLLDLYYFCAENNIFLVIDETYKSFIFNQSTPHDLFKIKSWANNFISLQSLSKDYALCGYRIGAIISKNQVLQEMLKVSECISVSPSTIGQKVAIISLKLGEKEKCKNIKYITNKGNYFKAAMRNLNENFQLVSHGVFFGWVKHNFNTPTEKVVSQLILSMGVLVLPGNLFVPNKNRFIRISYSTLNYKEIDELVIRLNSLKITN; encoded by the coding sequence ATGATTAATTTATTACCTAAAACTTTACTTCAGAAAAAATCCCCAATTGAGGAATTAAAAAAGTTAAAAACCAAATACCATGGAAGTGAGCCAATAATGGACTTAACTGAAGGTATGCCCAATTACTTTCCTGATAAAACCTTGATAAAGTATTTTGTAAATGAAATTGAACAAAAAGAAACGGCTCTCTATTCTGAAAGAGGAGGCTTTAAAGAATTAAAGACTTTATTAGCATTTAATTATTCTAAGTGTTACCAAGCAAGAATAAACAAAGAAAATATTTTAATTACCTCTGGTTGTAATAATGCATTCGCAATACTAGTATTAACACTATTCAAAGAAGGAGATGAAGTCTTACTTCTTAGTCCGTATTATTTTAATCATCGTATGTTTCTAGAAATGGAGGGTATAATGATAAAGTATATTGATACTACGAAAAATAATATGGTTGATGTTTCAGTTGTTCATAAATTAATCACAAAAAAGACACGTGCCATTATTCTAACAAATCCAGTTAACCCAACAGGCTATATTATTCCAAATAAAGTGCTCTTAGATTTATATTATTTCTGCGCTGAGAATAATATCTTTCTAGTAATTGATGAAACTTATAAGAGTTTTATTTTCAACCAAAGTACGCCTCACGATTTATTCAAAATTAAATCGTGGGCGAACAATTTTATTAGTTTACAAAGCTTATCTAAAGACTACGCACTTTGTGGATATAGAATTGGTGCTATAATTTCAAAAAATCAAGTTCTACAAGAAATGTTAAAAGTGTCTGAGTGCATTTCTGTGTCACCGTCTACTATAGGTCAAAAAGTGGCAATAATTAGCCTTAAATTAGGCGAAAAAGAAAAATGTAAGAATATAAAATACATTACAAACAAAGGAAATTACTTTAAAGCAGCTATGAGAAATTTAAATGAGAATTTTCAACTCGTCAGTCATGGGGTTTTCTTTGGTTGGGTTAAACATAATTTTAATACCCCTACCGAAAAAGTAGTAAGTCAGTTAATACTTTCGATGGGAGTATTAGTTTTGCCCGGCAATCTGTTTGTTCCAAATAAAAATAGATTCATAAGAATTAGCTACTCTACTTTGAACTATAAAGAGATTGATGAATTGGTTATTAGATTAAACTCATTAAAAATTACAAATTAA
- a CDS encoding helix-turn-helix domain-containing protein produces MLLHNHLKRSRKKSKLTIQDIAFLLDYDVSNLSKYERAVKSVPLHISLGYHIISNEPLFKYFQTDIFSLADRISRKVVQLMGQLEDEIQTKKVQMRVEALEDILRSIGCLKALNTPDTYDGEEFDEE; encoded by the coding sequence ATGTTATTACATAACCACCTTAAGCGTAGTCGTAAAAAATCAAAACTTACGATTCAAGATATAGCATTTCTTCTTGATTATGATGTTTCCAATCTTTCCAAATATGAACGAGCTGTTAAAAGTGTTCCTCTACACATCAGTCTTGGTTATCATATTATTTCAAATGAACCACTTTTTAAATATTTTCAAACTGATATTTTCTCATTAGCAGATAGGATTTCTCGAAAAGTAGTGCAATTAATGGGTCAACTAGAAGATGAAATCCAAACCAAAAAAGTTCAAATGAGGGTCGAAGCCCTTGAAGACATTCTCCGAAGTATCGGTTGTTTAAAAGCACTTAATACCCCTGATACCTATGATGGAGAAGAATTTGATGAAGAATAG
- a CDS encoding recombinase family protein encodes MKNIYAYIRVSTVKQGDGVSLEVQKRDIERFAQQKNLNIVEWFEEQKSASKGFRPKFNQMIEQLYSKKADGFVAHKIDRMMRNRHDWAIINELIDEGCEVLSADGTTLDDVNGRFMGDIQAAVATRYSHNLSQEAKKGLYGRLAQGIMPFKAPVGYLNNGQGKLKTIDPLKVHLIQELFSLYIKGDSVLILVDKIYQLGLRNNREKRLDKNGIISILRNPFYTGIIKIKGQLFKGNHEPIISMTTYKKAQEVLDGKVNARLIKNDFLFRRMISCANCGYKLIGERQKGNIYYRCHTKTCPTATIRESVIQLCIRFLFDTVSINDTEMSFMETILNETTIDLKTKQKEALQALSLKRFALKAKQDRITTLVIDGTIDQETYQKERNNILTEIQLLDEQEVNISAQSGTYHEEVLKILEQAKTPYYIYENAIIEDKREMLKYITSNLVLEGKKLVFTMVSPFLELSNRSIFSLCGHTQDTPLQMESNLVRIDPSEPPIPQEPLSEEGCQNLIHYLIEQHFNINNKP; translated from the coding sequence ATGAAAAATATCTATGCGTATATTCGAGTTTCTACTGTTAAACAAGGCGACGGAGTATCTCTTGAAGTTCAAAAAAGAGATATTGAACGTTTCGCCCAGCAAAAAAACCTCAACATAGTTGAGTGGTTTGAGGAGCAAAAATCTGCCTCAAAAGGATTTCGTCCAAAGTTTAATCAGATGATTGAACAACTTTATAGTAAAAAAGCCGATGGATTTGTGGCGCACAAAATTGACCGTATGATGCGTAATCGTCATGACTGGGCAATTATTAATGAATTAATAGACGAAGGATGCGAAGTACTTTCTGCTGATGGAACAACCCTTGATGACGTTAACGGGCGCTTTATGGGCGATATTCAAGCTGCGGTTGCAACTAGGTATTCTCACAATCTTTCACAAGAAGCTAAAAAAGGACTATATGGACGACTCGCACAAGGAATTATGCCCTTTAAAGCTCCTGTGGGATATTTGAATAATGGTCAGGGAAAATTAAAAACGATTGATCCATTGAAAGTTCATTTAATACAAGAGCTCTTTAGTCTTTATATAAAAGGGGATTCAGTACTTATCCTAGTCGATAAAATATATCAATTAGGACTGCGAAATAACAGAGAAAAGAGATTGGATAAAAATGGTATTATCTCAATTCTTCGCAACCCATTCTATACTGGAATAATAAAAATAAAAGGGCAACTATTTAAGGGAAATCATGAGCCTATCATTTCAATGACTACCTATAAAAAAGCGCAAGAAGTCCTTGATGGTAAAGTAAATGCAAGACTTATCAAGAACGATTTTCTGTTTAGAAGAATGATATCATGTGCTAATTGTGGCTATAAGCTGATTGGTGAGCGACAAAAAGGAAATATATATTACCGATGTCATACTAAGACTTGTCCAACCGCCACTATTCGTGAATCAGTAATTCAGCTTTGTATTCGATTTCTGTTCGATACTGTTTCCATAAACGACACTGAAATGTCGTTTATGGAAACCATTCTCAATGAAACAACTATTGACTTGAAAACAAAACAAAAGGAAGCTTTACAAGCTCTTAGTCTCAAAAGGTTTGCATTAAAGGCTAAACAAGATCGAATCACTACTCTCGTTATTGATGGTACGATTGACCAAGAAACATATCAAAAAGAAAGGAATAATATCCTAACAGAAATACAATTACTCGATGAGCAAGAAGTCAATATTTCTGCTCAAAGTGGGACTTATCATGAAGAAGTCCTCAAAATCCTCGAACAGGCAAAAACCCCATATTATATATATGAAAATGCAATTATTGAGGATAAAAGAGAAATGTTAAAATATATAACCTCGAACCTTGTTTTAGAAGGAAAAAAGCTAGTATTTACAATGGTTTCTCCGTTTCTTGAGCTATCAAATCGCAGTATTTTCTCGTTATGTGGGCATACTCAGGACACACCTCTACAAATGGAGTCCAATTTGGTACGCATAGACCCAAGTGAACCTCCAATACCTCAGGAACCGCTCTCGGAAGAAGGATGTCAAAATTTGATTCACTATCTTATTGAGCAACACTTTAACATAAATAATAAACCATAA
- a CDS encoding replication protein has protein sequence MNHNYTPISNILFDNFIPTLTGAELKTLLIILRQTDGWQKERDKMTHAKLMEKTGLSRRVIADTIQSLINKKLIVVTDYQKNVLENTVDRKGKILIFYSSPLGRCAENSTNLCKKAPNPVQKSAYNKRNYTKKTAQKDFQNLGMQKAANFCKVRTYYTTSKNSS, from the coding sequence ATGAATCATAACTACACCCCAATATCAAATATCCTCTTCGACAACTTCATACCAACCTTAACTGGTGCAGAGCTTAAAACTCTCCTCATTATTCTCCGTCAAACAGATGGATGGCAAAAGGAAAGAGATAAAATGACCCATGCCAAACTCATGGAGAAAACAGGACTCTCTCGCAGAGTCATAGCAGACACAATTCAATCACTCATCAATAAAAAGTTAATAGTGGTAACAGACTACCAAAAAAACGTTCTGGAAAATACCGTGGATAGAAAGGGGAAAATACTAATTTTCTACTCCTCACCACTGGGAAGATGTGCAGAAAATAGCACCAACCTATGCAAAAAAGCACCAAATCCTGTGCAGAAAAGTGCATATAACAAAAGAAACTATACAAAAAAAACTGCACAAAAGGATTTTCAAAATTTAGGAATGCAAAAAGCAGCTAATTTTTGCAAGGTGAGAACTTATTACACCACTTCTAAAAATTCAAGTTAA
- a CDS encoding type IV secretion system DNA-binding domain-containing protein, which translates to MFNHFNPQISYFATTDFRNTNEQFGIKQNDRMVGLYILGKTGTGKTNLLETLIYQDIYFNRGICVMDVNGDLIKKVASMIPNYRKENTVYLDTSDVNLTWGYNPLKRVAYPYRHLIASHIIETFQKLWGQQAWGIKLEHILRNVILTLLDQEKSDFTDINRILVDSEFRKSCMNCIVSKEVLSFWEKEFPSYSKADVLPVLNKVGSFMAIPTIKKILVDNKVQISIGDIVNNQKVMLVNLSKGTLGVDAAHLLGSLLLNAFSSAGFYRTTIPESERKPFFIYLDEFQNFTTLSLVNMFAELRKFKIAFILAHQYLGQLNPKIKDAIMGNIGSIVCFRMSYDDAKYMAHEFFPYIEVKDFINLQNYRIYTKLLIDGMPGKPLSASTIRLSAPIVESTKEDAF; encoded by the coding sequence ATGTTTAATCATTTCAATCCTCAAATTTCATATTTTGCAACAACAGATTTCCGAAATACGAATGAACAATTCGGCATTAAACAGAACGACCGAATGGTGGGCTTGTATATACTTGGTAAAACAGGGACAGGAAAAACTAATCTCCTTGAGACTTTAATTTACCAAGATATATATTTCAATCGAGGTATCTGTGTCATGGATGTGAATGGCGACTTGATAAAAAAAGTAGCAAGTATGATTCCGAACTACCGAAAAGAGAATACAGTGTATCTCGACACCTCTGATGTAAATCTCACGTGGGGATATAATCCTTTGAAAAGAGTTGCATACCCATATCGCCACCTCATAGCATCGCATATCATTGAGACTTTTCAGAAGCTATGGGGTCAGCAGGCTTGGGGAATTAAATTGGAACATATCCTCCGTAATGTCATCCTTACACTCCTCGATCAAGAAAAATCTGATTTTACGGATATCAATAGAATATTAGTTGACTCAGAGTTCAGAAAATCATGTATGAACTGCATTGTCTCAAAAGAAGTTTTGAGTTTTTGGGAAAAGGAATTTCCTAGTTACTCAAAGGCAGATGTTTTGCCTGTTCTGAATAAAGTAGGTAGTTTCATGGCTATACCCACCATCAAGAAAATTCTCGTTGACAACAAAGTGCAAATTTCTATTGGAGACATCGTCAACAACCAAAAAGTAATGCTCGTAAATCTCTCCAAAGGAACTCTTGGTGTTGATGCGGCACACCTCCTTGGTTCTCTTTTACTCAATGCATTTTCATCAGCTGGATTCTATCGCACGACTATTCCTGAATCTGAGCGTAAACCGTTTTTCATTTATCTTGATGAATTCCAAAACTTCACAACCCTATCACTCGTCAATATGTTTGCCGAACTGCGAAAATTCAAAATTGCCTTTATCCTTGCCCATCAATATCTTGGACAACTGAATCCAAAAATCAAAGACGCCATCATGGGAAACATTGGTAGTATAGTTTGTTTTCGTATGTCCTATGACGATGCAAAATATATGGCTCATGAGTTCTTTCCTTACATTGAAGTAAAAGACTTTATCAATCTTCAGAACTACCGTATTTATACTAAGCTCCTCATAGATGGAATGCCAGGGAAGCCTCTCTCAGCTAGTACGATTCGGCTTTCAGCGCCAATTGTGGAAAGTACCAAAGAGGACGCCTTTTAA
- a CDS encoding DNA adenine methylase, which yields MHTPITYYGGKYSMLKHILPLIPPHKIYTESFFGGGAVFFAKEPAESEIINDINHMVINFYEVVKTDFEALKEKIESTMFSRATYTIAWTIYRMPQLFSKVVRAWAFYIGTNMGFACHIGSWGFDKYGKRSKAFLNKKMRFDINISKRLLGVQIECDDACKVITSRDAEDAFHYVDPPYIDTHQAHYGGYTKQDYEQLLETLSQVKGKFLLSSFPSEILEKYTQQYGWYTKSFSQPLSSQKVPEGSSRRLKTEVLTANYPI from the coding sequence ATGCACACTCCCATAACCTATTATGGAGGTAAATACTCTATGTTAAAACACATTCTCCCCCTTATTCCACCTCATAAAATATATACTGAATCCTTTTTCGGAGGTGGCGCCGTATTCTTTGCTAAAGAACCTGCCGAATCCGAAATCATAAACGACATTAACCACATGGTCATTAATTTCTATGAAGTCGTTAAAACGGATTTTGAAGCACTCAAAGAAAAAATTGAATCAACTATGTTCTCACGTGCTACCTATACCATAGCTTGGACAATCTACCGTATGCCCCAATTATTCTCCAAAGTTGTTCGTGCATGGGCATTCTATATTGGAACAAATATGGGGTTTGCCTGTCATATCGGTTCATGGGGGTTTGACAAATACGGTAAACGTTCCAAAGCATTCTTAAATAAGAAAATGAGGTTTGATATCAATATTTCGAAGAGGCTTCTCGGAGTTCAAATAGAATGTGATGATGCCTGTAAAGTAATTACGAGTCGAGATGCAGAAGATGCATTTCATTACGTTGATCCTCCATACATAGATACACATCAGGCTCATTATGGTGGATATACGAAACAAGATTATGAGCAATTACTGGAGACACTTTCACAGGTCAAGGGTAAATTTCTTCTTTCGTCATTTCCATCAGAAATACTTGAAAAATATACTCAACAATATGGTTGGTACACCAAGTCATTTTCTCAGCCGCTTTCATCTCAAAAAGTACCAGAAGGTAGTAGTCGAAGATTAAAAACAGAAGTCCTTACGGCTAACTACCCTATATGA
- the dcm gene encoding DNA (cytosine-5-)-methyltransferase has translation MTKPLRVVELFAGVGGFRIALEGYPKKKNRAYEVVWSNQYEPQSNIQHANLVYKKRFPHASHSEEDIEAIVSNKIDQIPNHDVLVGGFPCQDYSIANRSHNRGLEGTKGKLWWAIYRILESKGNKAPNYLILENVDRLLRSPAHQKGRDFAVILSSLNHLGYAVEWRVINAANYGYPQKRKRVYILGYREGTKIYQKIGKSSPKEWLTKTGVFAKAFKADVQGELRMQSIPLSIAETLKSFTNTENLFLNAGFMMRGTCFHIKLSAKYQGSYTTIGDILINEHEIPESYYISRKDLSKWKAVKAAKAKKRISKKTHEPYLFKEGNVEFPDSLNKPARTILTKELSTYICREKHVVKVGRKYRGLHPTELERLNGFPDNFTKCDGVSDMKRGFFMGNALIVGVVQRIAKQLFKSI, from the coding sequence ATGACCAAACCCCTTCGAGTAGTAGAACTCTTTGCTGGGGTCGGAGGATTTAGAATTGCATTGGAAGGATATCCAAAAAAGAAAAATAGAGCTTATGAAGTTGTTTGGAGTAATCAATATGAACCACAGAGTAATATCCAACACGCGAACCTCGTGTACAAAAAACGCTTTCCTCATGCCAGTCACTCCGAAGAAGATATTGAAGCCATTGTATCGAACAAAATAGACCAAATACCCAATCACGATGTCTTGGTAGGAGGGTTCCCGTGCCAAGACTATTCTATTGCCAACCGTTCTCATAATAGAGGTCTCGAAGGCACTAAAGGAAAACTCTGGTGGGCTATTTATCGAATTCTTGAAAGCAAGGGAAACAAGGCTCCGAACTATCTCATTCTTGAAAATGTTGATAGACTCCTGCGCTCTCCTGCACACCAAAAAGGACGAGACTTTGCCGTGATCCTCTCTAGCTTAAATCATTTAGGTTATGCTGTTGAATGGCGAGTGATTAATGCCGCAAACTATGGATATCCTCAAAAGCGAAAGCGAGTTTATATCTTAGGGTATAGGGAAGGAACTAAGATTTATCAGAAAATTGGAAAATCAAGTCCCAAGGAATGGCTCACGAAAACAGGAGTCTTTGCCAAAGCATTCAAAGCGGATGTACAAGGAGAACTCCGAATGCAGTCAATCCCTCTATCCATTGCTGAAACCTTGAAGTCATTTACAAATACAGAAAACCTTTTCTTAAACGCTGGATTTATGATGCGAGGGACGTGTTTTCACATTAAATTAAGTGCCAAGTATCAAGGATCATATACCACTATTGGAGATATCCTCATAAATGAACATGAGATTCCAGAGTCATATTATATCTCTAGAAAAGACCTCTCAAAGTGGAAAGCAGTTAAAGCCGCTAAGGCCAAAAAACGTATCAGCAAGAAAACTCATGAACCCTATCTATTCAAAGAAGGTAACGTTGAATTTCCCGACTCACTGAATAAACCTGCACGAACGATACTCACGAAAGAACTCAGTACTTATATCTGCCGAGAGAAACACGTCGTCAAAGTAGGTCGTAAATACCGAGGACTGCACCCGACTGAACTGGAGCGTCTCAATGGATTCCCAGATAATTTCACGAAATGTGACGGTGTATCCGATATGAAACGAGGCTTCTTTATGGGTAATGCACTCATTGTGGGAGTCGTCCAAAGAATAGCCAAACAACTTTTTAAATCTATCTAA